In a single window of the Bacillus mycoides genome:
- the radA gene encoding DNA repair protein RadA, translating to MAKKKTKFTCQECGYQSPKYMGKCPGCGQWNTLVEEMEPVVSSRRLNYANAIQSEVTKPRRLTEVETKSEARIETKFQEFNRVLGGGIVDGSLVLIGGDPGIGKSTLLLQISSQLADSLYDVLYISGEESAKQIKLRADRLHVKGSNLFVVAETDLQRIAAHIEEMNPAFVVIDSIQTIHLPEVTSAPGSVTQVRECTAELMKLAKTKGIPIFIVGHVTKEGAIAGPRMLEHMVDAVLYFEGDRHHTYRILRAVKNRFGSTNEMGIFEMKELGLAEVLNPSEIFLEERPVGVAGSTVVASMEGTRPVLVEIQALISPTSFGNPRRMATGIDHNRVSLIMAVLEKRTGLLLQNQDAYLKVAGGLKLDEPAIDLAVALSIASSFRDKATAPADAVIGEVGLTGEIRRVSRIEQRVQEAAKLGFQRAIIPRKNLGGWTIPDGIEVVGVSNLGEALRLTLGG from the coding sequence ATGGCTAAAAAGAAAACAAAATTTACATGTCAAGAATGTGGTTATCAGTCGCCAAAATATATGGGGAAATGTCCAGGATGTGGTCAATGGAATACGCTTGTTGAAGAGATGGAACCAGTTGTATCATCAAGACGCCTTAATTATGCCAATGCAATTCAATCAGAAGTAACAAAACCAAGACGCTTAACAGAGGTAGAAACAAAGTCTGAGGCGCGTATTGAAACGAAATTTCAAGAGTTTAACCGTGTACTTGGTGGCGGGATTGTAGATGGATCTTTAGTACTTATTGGTGGAGACCCTGGGATTGGGAAATCAACATTGTTATTACAAATTTCATCGCAATTAGCAGATTCTTTATATGATGTACTATACATATCAGGTGAGGAGTCAGCAAAGCAGATCAAACTTCGTGCAGATCGTTTGCATGTAAAGGGTAGTAATCTATTTGTTGTAGCAGAGACTGATTTACAGAGAATTGCAGCGCACATTGAGGAGATGAATCCAGCTTTTGTTGTTATTGACTCCATCCAGACGATACATTTACCTGAAGTGACGTCAGCCCCAGGGAGTGTAACGCAAGTACGTGAATGTACAGCGGAATTAATGAAACTTGCAAAGACGAAAGGGATTCCTATTTTTATCGTCGGACATGTGACAAAAGAAGGGGCAATTGCAGGACCACGTATGCTAGAACATATGGTTGATGCAGTTCTTTACTTTGAAGGAGATCGTCACCATACATATCGTATTTTGCGAGCTGTGAAGAACCGTTTTGGTTCCACAAATGAAATGGGTATCTTTGAAATGAAGGAACTAGGTCTTGCAGAAGTACTAAATCCTTCTGAAATTTTCCTTGAGGAACGTCCAGTTGGAGTTGCAGGATCCACAGTGGTTGCTTCAATGGAAGGAACAAGGCCGGTTTTAGTAGAAATACAAGCATTAATCTCCCCTACCAGTTTTGGAAATCCTCGAAGAATGGCGACGGGAATTGATCATAACCGCGTTTCACTTATTATGGCAGTGCTAGAAAAAAGAACAGGTTTATTGTTGCAAAATCAAGACGCATATTTAAAAGTTGCGGGTGGCTTGAAATTAGATGAACCAGCAATCGATTTAGCTGTCGCCTTAAGTATTGCTTCAAGTTTCAGAGATAAAGCTACTGCACCAGCCGATGCGGTAATAGGAGAAGTAGGCCTAACTGGAGAAATAAGAAGAGTATCAAGAATTGAACAACGTGTACAAGAAGCAGCGAAATTAGGATTTCAACGTGCTATTATTCCTAGAAAAAATTTGGGAGGATGGACAATTCCAGATGGGATTGAGGTAGTAGGTGTTTCTAATTTAGGAGAAGCGCTTCGTTTGACATTAGGAGGCTAG
- the ispD gene encoding 2-C-methyl-D-erythritol 4-phosphate cytidylyltransferase — MYTLIIPAAGQGKRMGAGKNKLFLLINGVPIIVHTLRAFEKDKACKRIIMAINEEERPYFEELMQKYPVEKQVQFIQGGAERQDSVYNALQYVSGVEYVLVHDGARPFVTNKMMQDVLTAAEKYGASICAVPVKDTIKKVEQGVVVETVERSQLKAVQTPQGFSVPLLLEAHRSAKQSCFLGTDDASLVERVGKKVGVVEGSYYNIKVTTPEDLLIAESFLHVQKK; from the coding sequence ATGTATACGTTAATTATTCCAGCAGCGGGTCAAGGGAAACGGATGGGTGCTGGCAAAAACAAGTTGTTCTTACTTATAAATGGAGTACCTATCATTGTGCATACATTACGTGCTTTTGAAAAAGATAAAGCATGTAAACGTATTATCATGGCAATTAACGAAGAGGAACGCCCTTATTTTGAGGAGTTAATGCAGAAGTACCCGGTTGAAAAGCAGGTGCAATTTATTCAAGGCGGGGCCGAAAGACAAGATAGTGTGTATAATGCGCTTCAGTATGTGAGTGGTGTTGAATATGTTCTCGTACACGATGGTGCGCGCCCGTTCGTAACGAATAAGATGATGCAAGATGTATTAACTGCAGCAGAGAAATATGGTGCTTCCATTTGTGCGGTGCCAGTGAAGGATACCATTAAGAAAGTAGAACAGGGTGTTGTTGTTGAAACGGTAGAACGTTCTCAGCTTAAAGCGGTTCAAACACCGCAAGGATTTTCTGTTCCTCTTTTATTAGAAGCTCATAGAAGTGCAAAGCAAAGTTGTTTTCTTGGTACAGATGACGCGAGTCTCGTAGAACGTGTAGGGAAGAAAGTAGGCGTAGTAGAGGGGAGTTACTATAATATTAAAGTGACGACTCCAGAGGATTTACTAATTGCTGAAAGTTTCCTTCATGTTCAGAAAAAATAG
- a CDS encoding PIN/TRAM domain-containing protein, translated as MLKRIVQLFFLVIGGALGIFLIPKVINVLDVGAVPLLEGSYVRAIIGAIILFLTTFWLVDYIVQLIKHIEEALVKAPVADVLFGTLGLISGLIVAYLILIPIREFTIPVISTVLQVFFTLLLGYLGFQVGFKKRNELLGLFTLPQRGGKKKNNSENEEVEVEKSTTHWKILDTSVIIDGRIADICQTKFLEGTIVIPQFVLEELQHIADSSDALKRNRGRRGLDILNRIQKELPIPVEIYEGDFEDIQEVDSKLVKLAKITGGTVVTNDFNLNKVSELQGVTVLNINDLANAIKPVVLPGEELSVYVVKDGKEQNQGVAYLDDGTMIVVEDGREYVGSQLNVLVTSVLQTSAGRMIFAKRKLLEKAL; from the coding sequence ATGTTAAAAAGGATCGTACAGCTCTTCTTTTTAGTGATCGGGGGAGCGTTAGGGATTTTTCTAATCCCAAAAGTTATTAATGTATTGGACGTTGGTGCTGTTCCTTTGCTTGAGGGATCGTACGTTCGTGCAATTATTGGTGCAATTATTTTATTTTTAACAACATTTTGGCTTGTGGATTATATTGTTCAACTTATTAAACATATCGAAGAAGCCCTTGTAAAGGCACCGGTAGCGGATGTTTTATTTGGTACATTAGGGTTGATCTCTGGTCTTATTGTTGCATATTTAATTTTGATACCAATTCGTGAATTTACGATTCCAGTCATTAGTACAGTATTACAAGTGTTCTTTACTCTTTTACTTGGTTATTTAGGATTCCAAGTAGGATTTAAAAAGAGAAATGAATTGCTAGGATTATTTACATTACCCCAGCGTGGAGGTAAGAAGAAAAACAATAGCGAGAACGAAGAGGTAGAGGTAGAAAAATCTACAACTCATTGGAAAATTCTCGATACAAGCGTAATTATTGATGGACGTATTGCGGATATTTGCCAAACGAAGTTTTTAGAAGGAACAATTGTGATTCCACAATTCGTATTAGAAGAGCTTCAGCATATTGCCGATTCTTCTGATGCTTTGAAGCGTAATCGTGGTCGCAGAGGATTAGACATTTTAAATCGTATTCAAAAAGAGCTACCAATTCCGGTGGAAATTTATGAAGGCGATTTTGAGGATATCCAAGAGGTGGATAGCAAGCTTGTAAAGTTAGCTAAAATCACTGGTGGAACTGTTGTAACAAATGATTTCAACTTAAACAAAGTTTCTGAATTACAAGGAGTAACAGTATTAAACATTAACGATTTAGCAAATGCAATTAAACCAGTCGTACTCCCTGGCGAAGAATTAAGTGTTTATGTTGTGAAAGATGGTAAAGAACAAAATCAAGGTGTGGCATATTTAGATGATGGCACGATGATTGTAGTAGAAGACGGTAGAGAATATGTCGGTTCGCAACTTAATGTACTAGTTACAAGTGTGTTGCAAACATCGGCAGGTCGTATGATTTTCGCAAAACGTAAATTATTAGAAAAAGCATTATAA
- the disA gene encoding DNA integrity scanning diadenylate cyclase DisA, translating into MEENKQRVKSMINILQLVAPGTPLREGIDNVLRAQTGGLIVLGYNEQIKSIVDGGFHINCAFSPASLYELAKMDGALILNETGSKILIANAQLVPDPSIDSIETGMRHRTAERVAKQTASLVVAISQRRNVITLYQGNLRYTLKDIGVILTKANQAIQTLEKYKAVWNDGITNLGILEFEEVVTMSEVVHVLHSVEMVLRIKNEIVSYIHELGTEGRLIRLQLTELLADLEAEAALLIKDYYQEKTQDHHQILKKLQDLANTQLLEDSDLVKLLGYPGQMSLEESVTPRGYRIASKISRVPPLIIENLINRFKTLQGVCRATINELDDVEGIGEVRAKKIREGLKRIQEHLYMSRHN; encoded by the coding sequence ATGGAGGAAAACAAGCAACGTGTCAAAAGTATGATTAATATTCTACAGCTTGTTGCCCCAGGAACACCACTACGCGAAGGGATAGATAACGTACTTCGTGCGCAAACTGGAGGGCTAATTGTTCTTGGGTATAATGAGCAGATTAAAAGTATTGTTGATGGAGGATTTCACATTAATTGTGCATTCTCGCCGGCTAGTTTATATGAATTAGCAAAAATGGATGGGGCACTTATTTTAAATGAAACTGGGAGCAAAATTTTAATTGCAAATGCACAATTAGTTCCAGATCCATCCATTGATTCTATTGAAACAGGTATGCGTCACCGAACGGCAGAGCGTGTAGCAAAGCAGACGGCTAGCCTTGTTGTGGCTATTTCACAAAGACGTAACGTAATTACACTATATCAAGGGAACTTACGTTATACACTAAAAGATATAGGTGTAATTTTAACAAAGGCAAACCAAGCTATTCAAACGTTAGAAAAATATAAAGCTGTATGGAATGATGGGATTACGAATTTGGGCATTCTAGAATTTGAAGAGGTCGTTACAATGTCCGAGGTAGTTCACGTTTTACATAGTGTTGAAATGGTACTGCGTATTAAAAATGAAATAGTGAGCTACATTCATGAGTTAGGAACGGAAGGAAGATTAATTCGTTTACAACTTACAGAATTACTAGCCGACTTAGAAGCAGAGGCAGCGTTATTAATTAAGGATTATTATCAAGAAAAAACGCAGGATCACCATCAAATTTTGAAAAAGTTACAAGATCTTGCAAATACACAGCTTTTAGAGGATAGCGATTTAGTTAAATTGCTCGGCTATCCAGGGCAAATGAGCTTAGAAGAAAGCGTGACACCGAGGGGATACCGAATCGCAAGCAAAATTTCTCGTGTTCCACCACTTATCATTGAAAATTTAATTAATCGATTTAAAACATTGCAAGGTGTTTGTCGTGCAACTATTAATGAATTGGATGATGTGGAAGGAATTGGGGAAGTTAGGGCGAAGAAAATACGAGAGGGCCTAAAAAGAATTCAAGAGCATCTCTATATGAGTAGACACAATTAA